Proteins found in one Rhodobacter capsulatus SB 1003 genomic segment:
- the hypD gene encoding hydrogenase formation protein HypD produces MKFASEFRDPALAKGLLAEIARLADQIGATAEKPVHIMEICGGHTHSIFRYGLDKLIHPGIEFIHGPGCPVCVLPRARVDECIEIAGRPEVIFCTFGDAMRVPGSKLSLMQAKAAGADIRMVYSPLDALELARRNPGREVVFFGLGFETTTPSTALAIQQAAREGLANFSVFCNHITVPEPIRALLDDPYMRLDGFIGPGHVSMVIGIHPYDFIAEDYGKPLVVAGFEPTDLLQSVLMVLRQISQGRAAIENQYARVVPEHGNRVSLAAIADVYERRPSFEWRGLGEIDASGLRIRAAYRAHDAEEKFGVGYAGQRAAVEEAEGCACGAVMTGRMKPVACAQFGKGCTPEMPLGALMVSSEGACAAYWQYGGARAAE; encoded by the coding sequence ATGAAATTCGCCTCGGAATTCCGTGACCCCGCGCTGGCGAAGGGGCTTTTGGCGGAGATCGCGCGGCTGGCCGACCAGATCGGCGCGACGGCGGAAAAGCCCGTCCATATCATGGAGATCTGCGGCGGGCACACGCATTCGATCTTTCGCTACGGGCTCGACAAGCTCATTCATCCGGGCATCGAATTCATCCACGGGCCGGGCTGTCCGGTCTGCGTGCTGCCGCGCGCGCGGGTCGATGAATGCATCGAGATCGCCGGGCGGCCCGAGGTGATCTTTTGCACCTTTGGCGATGCGATGCGGGTTCCGGGCTCGAAGCTGAGCCTGATGCAGGCGAAGGCGGCGGGGGCCGATATCCGCATGGTCTATTCGCCCTTGGATGCGCTGGAACTGGCGCGGCGCAACCCCGGGCGCGAGGTGGTGTTCTTTGGTCTGGGCTTCGAGACGACGACGCCCTCGACTGCCTTGGCGATCCAGCAGGCCGCGCGCGAGGGGCTGGCGAATTTCAGCGTCTTTTGCAACCACATCACCGTGCCCGAGCCGATCAGGGCGCTGCTGGATGACCCCTACATGCGGCTCGACGGCTTCATCGGGCCGGGCCATGTCTCGATGGTGATCGGCATTCATCCCTATGATTTCATTGCCGAGGATTACGGCAAGCCGCTGGTCGTCGCGGGGTTCGAACCCACGGATCTCTTGCAATCGGTGCTGATGGTGCTGCGCCAGATATCCCAAGGCCGCGCGGCGATCGAGAACCAATATGCCCGCGTCGTGCCCGAGCATGGCAACCGGGTGTCGCTGGCGGCGATTGCTGACGTCTATGAGCGGCGGCCCTCGTTCGAATGGCGGGGGCTTGGCGAGATCGACGCCTCGGGGCTGCGCATTCGGGCGGCCTATCGCGCCCATGATGCCGAGGAGAAATTCGGCGTGGGCTATGCGGGCCAGCGCGCCGCGGTCGAGGAGGCCGAGGGCTGCGCCTGCGGCGCGGTGATGACCGGGCGGATGAAACCCGTCGCCTGTGCGCAATTCGGCAAGGGCTGCACGCCCGAAATGCCGCTGGGCGCGCTGATGGTGAGTTCGGAGGGGGCCTGTGCGGCCTATTGGCAATATGGCGGGGCGCGGGCGGCGGAATGA
- the hypB gene encoding hydrogenase nickel incorporation protein HypB, protein MCTVCGCGGHSVEDQFKAHLKSQGKDGAHKPAPFAVLAEPQGPHSHSHSHWHTHADGTSHAHPHAHSHSHAAGHGAEADSDHPHAHGHDHGHSHGACAHDIHLGHGPAGTEVPGMSQARLIEIETDILSKNNQYAARNRAALAKNCTFATNLVSSPGSGKTTLLVKTIEMLGAQPLAVIEGDQQTTNDADRIRATGAPAIQVNTGKGCHLDGAMVEQALAHLPLPAGALLFIENVGNLVCPAAFDLGEDAKVAILSVTEGEDKPLKYPDMFAAAGLAILNKVDLAPYCDVDLDLYEANIRRVNPQIEVLRVSARTGDGMGAWIDWLRAGLARKAR, encoded by the coding sequence ATGTGCACGGTATGCGGCTGTGGCGGTCACAGCGTCGAGGATCAGTTCAAGGCGCATCTGAAAAGCCAGGGCAAGGACGGCGCGCACAAGCCCGCCCCCTTTGCCGTTCTGGCCGAGCCGCAGGGCCCCCACAGCCATTCCCACAGCCACTGGCACACCCATGCCGACGGCACGAGCCATGCCCATCCGCATGCGCACAGCCACAGCCACGCGGCCGGTCACGGCGCCGAGGCCGACAGCGATCACCCGCATGCGCATGGCCACGATCACGGCCATTCCCATGGCGCCTGTGCCCATGACATCCATCTGGGCCATGGTCCGGCGGGCACCGAAGTGCCCGGCATGAGCCAGGCCCGGCTGATCGAGATCGAAACCGACATCTTGTCGAAAAACAACCAATATGCCGCCCGAAACCGCGCGGCTTTGGCGAAAAATTGCACTTTTGCAACCAACCTCGTGTCCTCGCCCGGGTCGGGCAAGACCACGCTGCTGGTGAAGACGATCGAGATGCTGGGCGCGCAGCCCCTGGCGGTGATCGAGGGCGATCAGCAGACGACGAATGATGCCGACCGCATCCGCGCCACCGGGGCACCGGCGATTCAGGTCAATACCGGCAAGGGCTGCCATCTCGACGGTGCGATGGTCGAACAGGCGCTGGCACATCTGCCGCTGCCTGCGGGCGCGCTTCTCTTCATCGAAAACGTCGGCAATCTGGTCTGCCCGGCCGCCTTCGATCTGGGCGAGGATGCCAAGGTGGCGATCCTGTCGGTCACCGAGGGCGAGGACAAGCCCCTGAAATACCCCGACATGTTTGCCGCCGCGGGGCTGGCGATCCTCAACAAGGTCGATCTGGCGCCCTATTGCGATGTCGATCTGGACCTTTATGAAGCCAATATCCGCCGGGTGAACCCGCAGATCGAGGTTCTGCGCGTCTCGGCCCGCACCGGCGACGGCATGGGCGCCTGGATCGACTGGCTGCGCGCGGGTCTGGCGCGGAAAGCGCGCTGA
- a CDS encoding sigma-54-dependent transcriptional regulator, with product MAASAPAILLVDDEPHSLAAMKLALEDDFDVLTAQGAEAAIAILEEEWVQVIICDQRMPGRTGVDFLTEVRERWPETVRIIITGYTDSASMMAAINDAGIHQFLTKPWHPEQLLSSARNAARMFTLARENERLSLEMRLLNSTSESRVEKRRRALREGMGFETILRTPNSAMTGAIALARQFASFDVPVLLRGEPGSGRAQLARAMHYVSLRSDKPFYEINLAGLPEDLAMIELFGARRGVLPGGVAKIGLAQKADRGTLFVAGVEAASPALQLALLRMLADGAITPLGGQETASTNLRLITGAAADLRAMVAEGRFRADLYYALSAGEIALPPLRARRGDVALLAQSMLAEAAVRHGKQALGFDAAALEFLENYDWPGNLRELHNEVTRMLIFAQDNVLGAELISRHILQAAPSESGADRSAEEVMTADGTLKDRIELIEMRILRETLTRNRWNKSRAAAELGLSRVGLRAKLDRYGIEHPAGRVQEEEED from the coding sequence ATGGCTGCCTCGGCCCCCGCGATCCTTCTGGTCGATGACGAGCCGCATTCGCTGGCGGCGATGAAACTTGCGCTCGAAGACGATTTCGACGTGCTGACCGCGCAGGGCGCCGAGGCGGCGATCGCCATTCTGGAAGAGGAATGGGTGCAGGTCATCATCTGTGACCAGCGCATGCCGGGCCGGACCGGGGTCGATTTCCTGACCGAAGTGCGCGAGCGCTGGCCGGAAACCGTGCGCATCATCATCACCGGGTATACTGACAGCGCCTCGATGATGGCGGCGATCAATGATGCGGGCATCCATCAGTTCCTGACCAAGCCCTGGCATCCCGAACAGCTTCTGTCCTCGGCGCGCAACGCGGCGCGGATGTTCACTCTGGCGCGCGAAAACGAGCGGCTCTCGCTGGAGATGCGGCTTCTCAATTCCACCTCGGAAAGCCGGGTGGAAAAGCGCCGCCGCGCGCTGCGCGAGGGGATGGGGTTTGAAACCATCCTGCGCACGCCGAATTCCGCGATGACCGGGGCGATCGCGCTGGCGCGGCAGTTTGCCAGTTTCGACGTGCCGGTGCTGTTGCGCGGCGAACCCGGCTCTGGCCGGGCGCAGCTGGCGCGGGCGATGCATTACGTCTCGCTGCGCTCGGACAAGCCGTTTTACGAGATCAACCTGGCCGGTCTGCCCGAGGATCTGGCGATGATCGAGCTGTTCGGGGCGCGGCGCGGCGTGCTGCCGGGGGGCGTGGCGAAGATCGGTCTGGCGCAAAAGGCCGATCGCGGCACGCTTTTCGTGGCGGGCGTCGAGGCGGCCAGCCCGGCCCTGCAGCTGGCGCTGCTGCGGATGCTGGCCGATGGCGCGATCACGCCCTTGGGCGGGCAGGAAACCGCCTCGACCAACCTGCGGCTGATCACCGGGGCGGCGGCCGATCTGCGCGCGATGGTGGCCGAGGGGCGGTTTCGCGCCGATCTTTATTATGCGCTTTCGGCGGGGGAAATCGCGCTGCCGCCCTTGCGCGCGCGGCGCGGCGATGTCGCGCTTCTGGCGCAATCGATGCTGGCCGAGGCGGCGGTGCGGCATGGCAAGCAGGCCTTGGGCTTCGACGCCGCCGCGCTCGAATTTCTGGAAAACTACGACTGGCCCGGCAACCTGCGGGAATTGCACAATGAAGTCACGCGGATGCTGATCTTCGCGCAGGACAATGTGCTCGGCGCCGAGCTGATCTCGCGTCACATCCTGCAGGCGGCGCCCTCCGAAAGCGGCGCCGACCGCTCGGCCGAGGAGGTGATGACGGCGGATGGCACGCTGAAGGATCGCATCGAGCTGATCGAGATGCGGATCCTGCGCGAGACGCTGACCCGCAACCGCTGGAACAAGAGCCGGGCGGCGGCGGAACTGGGGCTGAGCCGGGTCGGCCTGCGCGCGAAGCTGGACCGCTACGGCATCGAGCATCCGGCGGGCCGGGTGCAGGAAGAGGAGGAAGACTGA
- the hypC gene encoding HypC/HybG/HupF family hydrogenase formation chaperone, translating to MCLGIPGQIVAITDAGRMMALADVSGVKRAVNVACVAEGPLEDLLGHWALIHVGFAMSLIDEAEAARTLEALRDLGEAQETLAQMAEGAAALEGRG from the coding sequence ATGTGTCTGGGGATTCCGGGCCAGATCGTGGCGATCACCGACGCCGGTCGGATGATGGCCTTGGCCGATGTCTCGGGGGTGAAGCGCGCGGTGAACGTGGCCTGTGTCGCCGAGGGGCCGCTTGAGGATCTTCTGGGCCATTGGGCGCTGATCCATGTCGGCTTTGCGATGAGCCTCATTGACGAAGCCGAGGCGGCGCGGACCTTGGAGGCTTTGCGCGATCTGGGCGAGGCGCAGGAGACGCTCGCGCAGATGGCCGAGGGTGCCGCGGCGCTGGAGGGGCGGGGATGA